A genomic window from Pantoea alhagi includes:
- the tnaA gene encoding tryptophanase has product MENFKHLPEPFRIRVIEPVKRTTRAYREEAIIKSGMNPFLLDSEDVFIDLLTDSGTGAVTQNMQAAMLRGDEAYSGSRSYYALAEAVKTIFGYQYTIPTHQGRGAEQIYIPVLIKKREQEKGLDRSKMVAFSNYFFDTTQGHSQINGCTVRNVYIKQAFDTAVRYDFKGNFDLEGLENGIEEVGAHNVPYIVATITSNSAGGQPVSLANLKAMYSIAKKYDIPVVMDSARFAENAYFIKQREAQYKDWSIEQITRETYQYADMLAMSAKKDAMVPMGGLLCVKDDSYFDVYTECRTLCVVQEGFPTYGGLEGGAMERLAVGLYDGMNQDWLAYRIAQVQYLVDGLEEIGVVCQQAGGHAAFVDAGKLLPHIPAEQFPAQALACELYKVAGIRAVEIGSFLLGRDPKTGKQLPCPAELLRLTIPRATYTQTHMDFIIEAFQQVKANAENIRGLTFTYEPKVLRHFTAKLKEV; this is encoded by the coding sequence ATGGAAAATTTCAAACACCTGCCTGAGCCGTTCCGTATCAGAGTTATCGAGCCGGTAAAACGTACAACAAGAGCATACCGTGAAGAAGCCATTATTAAATCGGGCATGAACCCTTTCTTACTGGATAGCGAAGATGTTTTCATCGATTTACTGACGGACAGCGGTACCGGTGCGGTTACCCAAAATATGCAAGCGGCGATGTTGCGCGGTGATGAGGCCTACAGCGGCAGCCGCAGTTATTATGCGTTAGCTGAGGCGGTAAAAACTATTTTTGGTTATCAATACACCATTCCAACTCACCAGGGTCGTGGCGCTGAGCAGATCTATATTCCGGTACTGATCAAAAAACGCGAGCAGGAAAAAGGTCTGGACCGTAGCAAAATGGTGGCGTTCTCGAACTATTTTTTTGATACCACACAAGGCCATAGCCAGATTAATGGCTGTACCGTTCGTAACGTTTATATTAAACAAGCTTTCGACACCGCTGTACGTTACGATTTTAAAGGCAACTTTGATCTTGAGGGTCTGGAAAACGGGATTGAAGAAGTCGGTGCCCATAATGTGCCTTATATTGTTGCGACCATCACCAGCAATTCCGCTGGTGGTCAACCGGTCTCCCTTGCAAATTTAAAAGCGATGTACAGCATTGCGAAGAAATATGATATTCCGGTAGTGATGGACTCCGCACGCTTTGCTGAGAATGCTTATTTTATCAAACAGCGCGAAGCGCAATATAAAGACTGGAGCATCGAACAGATCACCCGTGAAACTTATCAATATGCGGATATGCTGGCCATGTCGGCCAAAAAAGATGCGATGGTGCCAATGGGCGGCCTGCTGTGTGTCAAAGATGACAGCTATTTCGATGTTTATACCGAGTGCAGAACGCTTTGTGTGGTACAGGAAGGCTTCCCGACTTACGGCGGCTTAGAGGGCGGTGCCATGGAGCGTTTGGCGGTGGGTTTGTATGATGGCATGAACCAGGACTGGCTGGCTTATCGCATTGCGCAAGTTCAGTATTTAGTCGATGGTCTGGAAGAGATCGGGGTTGTTTGCCAGCAGGCGGGCGGCCACGCAGCCTTTGTGGATGCAGGAAAATTATTACCGCATATTCCGGCTGAGCAATTCCCGGCGCAGGCTCTGGCGTGTGAGCTTTATAAGGTTGCGGGCATCAGGGCAGTTGAGATTGGCTCTTTCCTGTTAGGCCGCGATCCGAAAACCGGCAAACAGCTACCCTGCCCGGCCGAATTGCTGCGTTTAACGATCCCGCGTGCCACCTACACGCAAACTCATATGGATTTCATTATCGAAGCCTTTCAGCAGGTGAAGGCAAACGCTGAAAATATCAGAGGCTTAACCTTTACCTATGAGCCGAAAGTATTGCGTCACTTCACGGCAAAACTGAAAGAGGTTTAA
- the tnaC gene encoding tryptophanase leader peptide codes for MNILHICVTSKWFNIDNKIVEHRP; via the coding sequence ATGAATATCTTACATATATGTGTAACCTCAAAGTGGTTTAACATCGACAACAAAATTGTCGAGCATCGTCCTTAG
- a CDS encoding LysR family transcriptional regulator, translating into MEPLSGISFFVQAAETRSFSEAGRLLGVSSSAVGKSVSRLEARLGVRLFHRNTRSITLTVEGAQFLERCRRILCEVEAAELELSETQQAPRGRLRISLPLAGMLVMPALTAFMHRYPAIELDVDFSDRLVDVIEEGFDVVMRTGEPADSRLMSRPVGSYRLMLVASPDYLARHGIPQIPGDLTRHACLHHKFPSSGKREPWPLKRAENAPELTLPTTMVCNTCSALIDVAVAGLGIACLPDFMVQQAIEQGLLVSVLDEYIEHQGTFRLLWPSSKHLAPKLRVFIDFMVGELFAERTFS; encoded by the coding sequence ATGGAACCTCTTAGTGGCATTTCGTTTTTTGTACAGGCGGCAGAAACGCGTAGTTTTTCTGAAGCCGGGCGTCTCCTTGGCGTATCTTCATCGGCAGTGGGCAAAAGCGTCTCCCGGCTGGAAGCGCGCCTGGGCGTGCGCCTGTTTCACCGTAACACCCGTAGTATTACGCTGACCGTCGAGGGTGCGCAGTTCCTTGAACGCTGCCGACGCATCTTATGCGAGGTTGAAGCGGCCGAGCTGGAACTCTCTGAGACACAGCAAGCGCCTCGGGGTCGGCTACGCATTAGTCTGCCGCTGGCTGGAATGTTGGTTATGCCCGCGCTCACTGCTTTCATGCATCGCTATCCGGCTATTGAACTGGACGTGGATTTTTCCGATCGTTTGGTGGATGTGATTGAAGAAGGCTTCGATGTGGTAATGCGTACCGGCGAACCGGCCGATTCACGCCTTATGTCTCGTCCGGTAGGCAGCTACCGGTTGATGCTGGTCGCCTCGCCCGATTATCTGGCAAGGCATGGCATACCCCAGATACCCGGCGATTTAACGCGCCACGCCTGTTTGCATCACAAGTTTCCCAGCAGCGGAAAACGGGAACCCTGGCCGCTGAAGCGCGCCGAAAACGCACCGGAACTCACGCTACCGACAACCATGGTATGCAACACCTGCTCCGCCTTAATCGACGTGGCAGTGGCGGGCCTGGGAATCGCGTGCCTGCCGGACTTTATGGTGCAGCAGGCCATCGAACAAGGCCTGCTGGTTTCGGTACTGGACGAGTACATCGAACATCAAGGCACCTTTCGGCTGCTTTGGCCATCGAGCAAGCACCTGGCACCGAAGCTACGCGTTTTTATCGACTTCATGGTCGGGGAACTTTTTGCAGAAAGAACCTTTTCCTGA
- a CDS encoding MFS transporter: MTTSTATIDVPAARLPVASLLALALAGFITILTEALPAGLLPQIGAGLKISQALAGQLVTVYAVGSLMAAIPLIAATQGVRRRPLLLSAIAGFVVANTVTMVSDSYLLTMVARFLAGVSAGLLWALLAGYAARMVPEHQKGRAIAIAMVGAPLALSLGVPVGTFIGSLVDWRMCFGLMSGLALALMVWVRLRVPDFAGQAVGKRLSLGYVFTVAGVRPVLLAVLAFVLAHNILYTYIAPFLTSAGMAERTDLVLLVFGITALLGIWIIGVLIDRYLRALTLCSTILFGLSALALGTAGNIPGVVYAATAAWGLAFGGAGALFQTALARTAGEAADVAQSMLVTAWNIAIAGGGIIGGILLDRIGVPAFPPALLVLLILTLAIVWAGKRHGFPPAQR; the protein is encoded by the coding sequence ATGACAACTTCAACTGCAACCATCGACGTGCCCGCCGCACGGCTTCCTGTCGCATCGCTACTGGCGCTGGCGCTGGCGGGCTTTATCACCATCCTGACCGAAGCTTTGCCTGCGGGACTGCTGCCGCAGATCGGCGCTGGTCTGAAAATTTCCCAGGCGCTGGCCGGGCAACTTGTCACCGTTTACGCCGTTGGTTCGCTGATGGCGGCAATTCCGCTGATCGCGGCTACTCAGGGCGTACGCCGTCGCCCGCTGCTGCTGTCGGCGATAGCGGGGTTTGTTGTTGCCAATACCGTGACGATGGTTTCTGACAGCTATCTCCTGACGATGGTGGCCCGTTTTCTGGCTGGCGTATCGGCCGGACTGTTATGGGCGCTACTGGCGGGTTATGCCGCGCGCATGGTGCCAGAGCACCAGAAGGGCCGGGCTATCGCCATTGCGATGGTGGGCGCGCCATTGGCGCTGTCGCTTGGCGTACCTGTGGGCACTTTCATTGGTAGCCTGGTTGACTGGCGCATGTGCTTCGGCCTGATGAGCGGGCTGGCGCTGGCGTTGATGGTATGGGTGCGCCTCAGGGTGCCGGATTTCGCCGGGCAGGCCGTGGGTAAGCGGCTCTCGCTGGGGTATGTGTTTACCGTAGCCGGCGTGCGCCCGGTGCTTTTGGCGGTGCTGGCCTTCGTGCTGGCTCACAATATTCTCTATACCTACATCGCGCCGTTCTTAACGTCGGCAGGCATGGCAGAGCGGACGGATTTGGTGCTGCTGGTGTTCGGCATTACTGCTTTGCTGGGCATCTGGATTATCGGCGTGCTGATTGATCGCTATCTGCGCGCGTTAACGCTGTGCAGTACCATTCTGTTCGGGCTATCCGCACTGGCGCTGGGTACAGCGGGCAACATCCCCGGCGTTGTGTATGCCGCTACGGCCGCCTGGGGCCTGGCTTTCGGCGGGGCAGGGGCCCTGTTCCAGACTGCGCTCGCCAGGACCGCTGGGGAGGCGGCCGATGTGGCGCAGTCGATGCTGGTAACGGCGTGGAACATAGCGATTGCGGGCGGCGGCATCATCGGCGGAATTTTACTGGATCGCATTGGCGTCCCGGCATTCCCGCCAGCGCTGCTGGTGCTACTGATCTTAACGCTGGCCATAGTCTGGGCGGGTAAGCGCCATGGCTTCCCGCCAGCACAGAGGTAA